A single Klebsiella variicola DNA region contains:
- the deoB gene encoding phosphopentomutase, with product MKRAFIMVLDSFGIGATEDADRFGDVGADTLGHIAEACAKGEADNGRKGPLNLPNLTRLGLVKAHEGSTGKIAAGMDGNAEVIGAYAWAHELSSGKDTPSGHWEIAGVPVLFDWGYFSDHENSFPQELLDKLVKRANLPGYLGNCHSSGTVILDQLGEEHMKTGKPIFYTSADSVFQIACHEETFGLDKLYELCEIAREELTEGGYNIGRVIARPFIGDKAGNFQRTGNRHDLAVEPPAPTVLQKLVDEKNGHVVSVGKIADIYANCGITKKVKATGLDALFDATIKEMKEAGDETIVFTNFVDFDSSWGHRRDVAGYAAGLELFDRRLPELMELVGEDDILILTADHGCDPTWTGTDHTREHIPVLVYGPKVKPGSLGHRETFADIGQTIAKYFGTSDMEYGKAMF from the coding sequence ATGAAACGTGCATTTATCATGGTGCTGGACTCCTTTGGGATTGGTGCAACGGAAGACGCAGACCGCTTTGGCGACGTCGGCGCCGATACGCTGGGCCACATTGCGGAAGCCTGCGCCAAAGGCGAGGCTGACAATGGCCGCAAAGGCCCGCTGAATTTACCGAACCTGACCCGTCTGGGTCTGGTGAAAGCGCATGAAGGTTCTACCGGTAAAATTGCCGCCGGAATGGATGGCAATGCCGAAGTGATTGGTGCCTATGCCTGGGCGCATGAACTCTCTTCTGGTAAAGATACGCCGTCCGGTCACTGGGAAATCGCCGGTGTGCCGGTGCTGTTTGACTGGGGCTACTTTAGCGACCATGAAAACAGCTTCCCGCAGGAGCTGCTGGATAAGCTGGTGAAACGCGCCAACCTGCCGGGCTACCTCGGCAACTGCCACTCCTCCGGGACGGTGATCCTCGATCAGCTCGGCGAAGAACATATGAAAACCGGGAAACCGATCTTCTATACCTCCGCTGACTCGGTGTTCCAGATCGCTTGTCACGAAGAGACCTTTGGCCTCGACAAGCTGTATGAGCTGTGCGAAATTGCGCGTGAAGAGCTGACCGAAGGCGGCTATAACATTGGCCGCGTCATCGCCCGTCCGTTTATCGGCGACAAAGCCGGTAACTTCCAGCGTACCGGCAACCGTCACGATCTGGCGGTCGAACCGCCGGCGCCGACCGTGCTGCAGAAGCTGGTTGACGAGAAGAACGGCCACGTGGTGTCCGTGGGTAAAATCGCCGACATCTACGCCAACTGCGGCATCACTAAGAAAGTGAAAGCCACCGGGCTGGACGCGCTGTTCGACGCGACCATCAAAGAGATGAAGGAAGCGGGCGACGAGACCATCGTCTTCACTAACTTCGTCGACTTTGACTCCTCCTGGGGCCACCGTCGCGATGTCGCCGGCTACGCGGCGGGTCTGGAGCTGTTCGACCGCCGTCTGCCGGAGCTGATGGAGCTGGTTGGCGAGGACGACATTCTGATCCTCACCGCCGACCATGGCTGTGACCCGACCTGGACCGGTACCGACCATACCCGCGAGCATATTCCGGTGCTGGTGTACGGCCCGAAAGTGAAACCGGGTTCGCTCGGTCACCGTGAAACCTTCGCGGACATCGGCCAGACTATTGCGAAATACTTTGGTACGTCTGACATGGAATATGGCAAAGCCATGTTCTGA
- the deoA gene encoding thymidine phosphorylase produces MFLAQEIIRKKRDGHALSDEEIRFFINGIRDNTISEGQIAALAMTIFFHDMSMPERVSLTMAMRDSGTVLNWKSLNLNGPIVDKHSTGGVGDVTSLMLGPMVAACGGYVPMISGRGLGHTGGTLDKLEAIPGFDIFPDDNRFREIIKDVGVAIIGQTSSLAPADKRFYATRDITATVDSIPLITASILAKKLAEGLDALVMDVKVGSGAFMPTYELSAALAEAIVGVANGAGVRTTALLTDMNQVLASSAGNAVEVREAVQFLTGEYRNPRLFDVTMALCVEMLISGKLAADDAEARAKLQAVLENGKAAEVFGRMVAAQKGPTDFVENYDHYLPTAMLSKAVYADTEGFISAMDTRALGMAVVSMGGGRRQASDTIDYSVGFTDMARLGDHVDGQRPLAVIHAKDENSWQEAAKAVKAAIKLDDKAPEITPTVYRRITE; encoded by the coding sequence GTGTTTCTCGCACAAGAAATTATTCGTAAAAAACGTGATGGTCATGCATTAAGCGATGAAGAGATCCGCTTTTTCATCAACGGCATCCGCGACAATACTATCTCAGAAGGGCAGATCGCCGCGCTGGCGATGACCATTTTCTTCCACGATATGTCCATGCCGGAGCGTGTTTCGCTGACCATGGCGATGCGGGATTCCGGCACCGTTCTCAACTGGAAAAGTCTTAACCTCAACGGCCCGATCGTCGATAAACACTCCACCGGCGGCGTGGGTGACGTGACCTCGCTGATGTTGGGGCCAATGGTGGCCGCCTGCGGCGGTTATGTACCGATGATCTCCGGGCGTGGCCTCGGCCATACCGGCGGTACGCTGGATAAACTGGAAGCGATCCCGGGCTTCGATATCTTCCCGGACGACAACCGCTTCCGCGAGATTATTAAAGATGTCGGCGTGGCGATTATCGGGCAGACCAGCTCGCTTGCTCCGGCCGACAAACGTTTCTATGCCACCCGCGATATTACCGCGACGGTGGACTCCATCCCGCTGATTACCGCCTCGATTCTGGCCAAGAAACTGGCGGAAGGGCTGGACGCGCTGGTGATGGACGTCAAAGTCGGCAGCGGCGCCTTTATGCCGACTTATGAACTCTCTGCCGCGCTGGCCGAAGCGATCGTGGGTGTTGCCAACGGCGCCGGCGTGCGTACCACCGCGCTGCTGACCGATATGAATCAGGTGCTGGCATCCAGCGCCGGCAACGCCGTTGAAGTTCGCGAAGCGGTGCAGTTCCTGACCGGCGAATATCGCAACCCACGCCTGTTCGACGTGACGATGGCGCTGTGTGTGGAAATGCTGATCTCCGGCAAGCTGGCGGCGGATGACGCCGAGGCGCGCGCGAAGCTGCAGGCGGTGCTGGAGAACGGTAAAGCGGCGGAAGTCTTTGGCCGCATGGTCGCGGCGCAGAAAGGGCCGACCGACTTTGTCGAGAATTATGATCATTATCTGCCGACGGCGATGCTGAGCAAAGCGGTCTATGCTGATACCGAAGGTTTTATCAGCGCGATGGATACTCGCGCGCTGGGAATGGCAGTGGTTTCTATGGGCGGCGGCCGCCGCCAGGCATCAGATACCATTGACTATAGCGTTGGCTTTACCGATATGGCGCGTCTGGGTGACCACGTTGACGGACAGCGTCCGCTGGCGGTGATCCATGCCAAAGACGAGAACAGTTGGCAGGAGGCCGCGAAAGCGGTCAAAGCGGCCATTAAACTGGACGATAAAGCCCCGGAAATTACACCGACAGTCTATCGCCGCATCACTGAATAG
- the deoC gene encoding deoxyribose-phosphate aldolase, with amino-acid sequence MTDLKASSLRALKLMDLTTLNDDDTNEKVIALCHQAKTPVGNTAAVCIYPRFIPIARKTLNEQGTPDIRIATVTNFPHGNDDIDIALAETRAAIAYGADEVDVVFPYRALIVGNEQVGFELVKACKEACAAANVLLKVIIETGELKEEALIRKASEISIKAGADFIKTSTGKVPVNATPESARIMMEVIRDMGVEKTVGFKPAGGVRSAEDAQQFLAIADELFGADWADSRHYRFGASSLLASLLKALGHGDGKSASSY; translated from the coding sequence ATGACTGATTTAAAAGCAAGCAGCCTGCGCGCGTTAAAACTGATGGACCTGACCACCCTGAATGACGACGACACCAATGAGAAAGTCATTGCCCTGTGTCATCAGGCGAAAACCCCGGTGGGTAACACTGCGGCGGTGTGTATCTACCCGCGCTTCATCCCGATTGCCCGTAAAACGCTGAACGAGCAAGGAACGCCGGATATTCGCATCGCCACGGTCACCAACTTCCCGCACGGTAATGACGATATCGACATTGCGCTGGCGGAAACCCGCGCAGCGATCGCTTACGGTGCCGATGAAGTGGACGTGGTCTTCCCGTACCGCGCGCTGATCGTCGGCAACGAGCAGGTCGGTTTCGAGCTGGTGAAAGCCTGTAAAGAGGCCTGCGCGGCGGCCAACGTGCTGCTGAAAGTGATCATCGAAACCGGTGAGCTGAAAGAAGAAGCGCTGATCCGCAAAGCGTCTGAAATCTCTATCAAGGCAGGCGCTGACTTTATCAAGACTTCGACCGGTAAAGTGCCGGTGAATGCCACGCCGGAAAGCGCGCGCATCATGATGGAAGTGATCCGCGATATGGGCGTTGAGAAAACCGTTGGCTTCAAGCCTGCCGGCGGCGTACGCAGCGCGGAAGATGCGCAGCAGTTCCTGGCGATCGCTGATGAACTGTTCGGCGCCGACTGGGCCGATTCTCGTCACTATCGTTTTGGCGCATCCAGCCTGCTGGCTAGCCTGTTGAAAGCGCTGGGTCACGGCGACGGCAAGAGCGCCAGCAGCTACTAA
- a CDS encoding TatD family hydrolase: MSHRFIDTHCHFDFPPFAEDETASLARAAQAGVGQIIVPAISAARFNRVLALAAQHEALYAALGMHPIVIEQHADEGLAQLERCLSLRPPKLVAVGEIGLDLYRDDPQFDRQQALLEEQLRLAKRYDLPVILHSRRTHDKLAMLLKKHALPRTGVVHGFAGSLQQAERFVQLGYKIGVGGTITYPRASKTREVMARLPLSALLLETDAPDMPLNGFQGQPNRPEQVARVFDALCELRAEPAPTIEAAVMANTKSLFSALAG; this comes from the coding sequence ATGAGCCACCGTTTTATCGATACCCACTGCCACTTCGATTTTCCTCCCTTCGCCGAGGATGAAACCGCCAGCCTGGCGCGCGCGGCCCAGGCCGGTGTCGGGCAGATCATTGTCCCGGCCATCTCCGCTGCGCGTTTTAACCGGGTGCTGGCGCTGGCGGCGCAGCATGAGGCGCTGTACGCCGCGCTGGGCATGCATCCGATCGTCATTGAGCAGCATGCCGATGAGGGGTTGGCGCAGCTGGAGAGGTGTCTGTCCCTGCGTCCGCCAAAACTGGTGGCGGTGGGGGAGATTGGCCTCGATCTCTATCGCGACGATCCGCAGTTTGACCGCCAGCAAGCGCTGCTGGAGGAGCAACTGAGGCTGGCGAAGCGTTACGATCTGCCGGTGATCCTCCACTCCCGACGTACCCACGATAAGCTGGCGATGCTGCTGAAAAAACATGCCCTGCCGCGCACCGGCGTGGTACATGGCTTCGCCGGCAGCCTACAGCAGGCCGAGCGCTTCGTTCAGCTCGGCTATAAGATTGGCGTTGGCGGCACCATTACCTATCCGCGCGCCAGCAAAACCCGCGAAGTGATGGCGCGTCTGCCGCTTTCCGCGCTGCTGCTGGAGACCGATGCGCCGGATATGCCGCTGAATGGTTTTCAGGGTCAGCCGAACCGCCCTGAACAGGTGGCGCGCGTATTTGACGCGCTATGTGAACTGCGCGCGGAACCGGCACCGACGATTGAAGCCGCGGTGATGGCGAATACAAAAAGCCTCTTTTCCGCGCTCGCGGGCTAA
- a CDS encoding patatin-like phospholipase family protein — MGQRIPVTLGNIAPLAVKPFRPGKLALVCEGGGQRGIFTAGVLDEFMRAGFNPFDLMLGTSAGAQNLSAYMCNQQGYARKVITRYTTSRQFFDPMRFVRGGNLIDLDWLVEATSQQMPLAMNYAEAQFALGKELWLCACRGDDYSASYFSPTPQTWLDLIRASSAIPGFYRSGVLLDGVSYLDGGVSDAIPVQEAARRGAQTIVVIRTVPSQMFYTPQWFKRMERWLGESSLQPLVNLVHHHENTYRAIQQFIEKPPGKLRIFEIYPQRPLRSMALGSRLPALLEDYKTGRQCGRYFLATVGKLLADQPPLLRHAPRIARPAPVVVPPVPVANEAPQATVIPAPQANDASFDHEDLA, encoded by the coding sequence GTGGGGCAACGCATTCCCGTCACGCTGGGCAATATCGCCCCGCTGGCGGTTAAACCCTTCCGACCAGGTAAGCTGGCGCTGGTATGCGAAGGCGGGGGACAGCGAGGGATTTTTACTGCCGGGGTGCTGGACGAATTTATGCGCGCCGGATTTAACCCCTTTGATCTGATGTTGGGGACCTCCGCTGGCGCGCAAAACCTCTCCGCCTACATGTGTAATCAGCAAGGCTATGCCCGCAAAGTTATCACCCGCTACACCACCTCACGCCAGTTTTTCGATCCGATGCGCTTTGTGCGCGGCGGCAACCTTATCGATCTCGACTGGCTGGTGGAGGCCACTTCGCAGCAGATGCCGCTGGCCATGAATTATGCTGAAGCGCAGTTCGCGTTGGGGAAAGAGCTGTGGCTGTGCGCCTGCCGCGGTGACGATTACTCTGCCAGCTATTTTTCGCCGACGCCGCAAACGTGGCTGGACCTGATCCGCGCCTCCAGCGCCATCCCCGGCTTTTATCGCAGCGGCGTGTTGCTCGACGGCGTCAGCTACCTTGACGGCGGCGTCAGCGATGCGATCCCGGTGCAGGAGGCGGCCCGCCGCGGCGCGCAGACCATCGTGGTGATCCGTACCGTCCCCTCGCAGATGTTTTATACCCCGCAGTGGTTTAAGCGGATGGAGCGCTGGCTGGGGGAGAGCAGCCTGCAGCCGCTGGTCAATCTGGTGCACCACCACGAAAACACTTACCGCGCTATCCAGCAGTTCATCGAGAAGCCACCCGGCAAGCTGCGGATCTTCGAAATCTACCCGCAGCGGCCATTGCGCAGTATGGCGCTTGGCAGTCGGCTGCCGGCGCTGCTGGAGGACTACAAAACCGGACGTCAGTGTGGCCGCTATTTCCTGGCGACGGTGGGTAAACTGCTGGCCGACCAGCCGCCGCTGCTGCGCCATGCGCCGCGTATTGCCCGGCCTGCGCCGGTGGTGGTGCCGCCCGTACCGGTGGCCAATGAAGCGCCTCAGGCGACTGTCATTCCTGCACCGCAGGCGAATGACGCCAGCTTTGATCATGAGGATCTGGCATGA
- a CDS encoding DUF1328 domain-containing protein, which produces MFRWGIIFLVIALIAAALGFGGLAGTAAGAAKIVFVVGIILFLVSLFTGRRRP; this is translated from the coding sequence ATGTTTCGATGGGGAATTATTTTTCTGGTCATTGCATTAATTGCTGCGGCCCTGGGCTTTGGTGGTCTGGCGGGTACTGCCGCTGGCGCCGCGAAAATCGTCTTTGTCGTCGGGATTATCCTGTTCCTGGTGAGCCTGTTTACAGGACGCAGACGTCCTTAG
- the osmY gene encoding molecular chaperone OsmY: MTRLKNANMLLALFLGLAALNASAETEKTTVDSAKSAASNAGEAVDNSINKVGDFMDDSTITARVKAALIDHKDINSGDISVKTENKVVTLSGDVTSTEQKSQALSVAKGVEGVSHVNDKLTVHHKSSSETATLKGYAGDTAITSEVKAKLLADDIVPSRNVKVETNAGAVHLTGTVASAAQAERAAEIAKAVSGVKSVRNDLSVK; encoded by the coding sequence ATGACCAGACTAAAGAATGCCAATATGTTGCTGGCGCTCTTCTTAGGCTTAGCCGCGTTGAACGCCTCGGCAGAGACGGAAAAAACAACGGTAGACAGTGCGAAGTCGGCTGCCAGCAATGCGGGAGAGGCGGTAGACAATTCGATTAATAAAGTCGGCGATTTTATGGATGACAGCACCATTACCGCGCGGGTAAAAGCGGCGTTGATCGACCATAAAGATATTAACTCCGGCGATATTTCGGTGAAAACGGAGAATAAAGTGGTCACCCTCAGCGGCGACGTCACCAGTACTGAACAGAAAAGTCAGGCACTGAGCGTAGCGAAAGGGGTCGAAGGCGTCTCGCACGTTAACGACAAGCTGACGGTCCATCATAAATCATCGAGCGAGACGGCGACGCTGAAAGGCTATGCCGGGGATACCGCCATTACCAGCGAAGTGAAAGCCAAGCTGCTGGCGGATGACATTGTCCCTTCGCGCAATGTGAAAGTCGAAACCAACGCCGGCGCGGTGCATCTGACCGGTACGGTGGCTTCCGCGGCGCAGGCGGAGCGTGCGGCAGAGATTGCGAAAGCGGTCTCCGGCGTGAAAAGCGTCCGCAACGATCTTAGCGTTAAGTAA
- the prfC gene encoding peptide chain release factor 3, with protein sequence MTLSPYLQEVAKRRTFAIISHPDAGKTTITEKVLLFGQAIQTAGTVKGRGSSQHAKSDWMEMEKQRGISITTSVMQFPYHDCLVNLLDTPGHEDFSEDTYRTLTAVDCCLMVIDAAKGVEDRTRKLMEVTRLRDTPILTFMNKLDRDIRDPMELLDEVENELKIGCAPITWPIGCGKLFKGVYHLYKDETYLYQTGKGHTIQEVRIVKGLNNPELDAAVGEDLAQQLRDELELVQGASNEFDKDLFLAGEITPVFFGTALGNFGVDHMLDGLVEWAPAPMPRNTDTREVTATEEKFTGFVFKIQANMDPKHRDRVAFMRVVSGKYEKGMKLRQVRIGKDVVISDALTFMAGDRSHVEEAYPGDIIGLHNHGTIQIGDTFTQGEMMKFTGIPNFAPELFRRIRLKDPLKQKQLLKGLVQLSEEGAVQVFRPIANNDLIVGAVGVLQFDVVVARLKSEYNVEAIYESVNVATARWVESTDVKKFEEFKRKNEVQLALDGGDNLTYIAPTMVNLNLTQERYPDVVFRKTREH encoded by the coding sequence ATGACGTTGTCTCCTTATCTGCAAGAGGTGGCCAAACGCCGCACTTTTGCCATTATTTCTCACCCGGATGCCGGTAAGACCACCATCACCGAAAAGGTGCTGCTGTTCGGACAGGCGATTCAGACCGCCGGTACCGTAAAAGGCCGTGGCTCCAGCCAGCATGCAAAGTCCGACTGGATGGAGATGGAAAAGCAGCGTGGGATCTCAATCACCACCTCGGTGATGCAGTTCCCGTATCACGACTGCCTGGTGAACCTGCTGGATACGCCGGGGCACGAAGACTTCTCCGAAGATACCTACCGTACTCTGACGGCGGTTGACTGCTGTCTGATGGTGATCGACGCGGCGAAAGGCGTTGAAGACCGGACCCGTAAGCTGATGGAAGTTACCCGTCTGCGCGACACGCCGATCCTCACCTTTATGAACAAACTCGACCGTGATATCCGCGATCCGATGGAGTTGCTGGATGAAGTTGAGAATGAGCTGAAAATCGGCTGCGCGCCGATTACCTGGCCTATCGGCTGTGGCAAGCTGTTCAAAGGCGTTTATCATCTCTACAAAGATGAAACCTACCTGTATCAGACCGGTAAAGGCCACACCATTCAGGAAGTGCGCATCGTGAAGGGGCTCAACAACCCGGAACTCGACGCAGCGGTGGGGGAAGACCTGGCGCAGCAGTTGCGCGACGAGCTGGAGCTGGTGCAGGGCGCGTCAAACGAGTTCGATAAAGATCTGTTCCTGGCGGGCGAAATCACCCCGGTGTTCTTCGGGACCGCGTTAGGTAACTTCGGCGTTGACCATATGCTGGATGGCCTGGTGGAGTGGGCGCCGGCGCCGATGCCGCGTAACACCGACACGCGTGAAGTCACCGCCACGGAAGAGAAATTCACCGGCTTCGTGTTTAAAATTCAGGCCAACATGGACCCGAAACACCGCGACCGTGTGGCTTTCATGCGCGTGGTGTCCGGCAAATATGAAAAAGGCATGAAGCTGCGTCAGGTGCGTATCGGTAAAGACGTCGTGATTTCCGACGCGCTGACCTTTATGGCCGGCGACCGTTCTCACGTTGAAGAAGCGTATCCGGGCGATATCATCGGCCTGCATAACCACGGCACCATTCAGATTGGCGATACCTTCACCCAGGGCGAGATGATGAAGTTCACCGGTATTCCGAACTTCGCACCGGAACTGTTCCGTCGTATTCGCCTGAAGGATCCGCTGAAGCAGAAACAGCTGCTGAAAGGGCTGGTTCAGCTCTCTGAAGAGGGCGCGGTACAGGTCTTCCGTCCGATCGCCAATAACGACCTGATCGTCGGCGCCGTTGGTGTGCTGCAGTTTGACGTGGTGGTAGCGCGTCTGAAAAGCGAATACAACGTGGAAGCGATTTACGAATCGGTCAACGTGGCCACCGCGCGCTGGGTTGAATCCACGGATGTGAAGAAATTCGAAGAGTTCAAACGTAAAAACGAAGTTCAGCTGGCGCTGGATGGCGGCGATAATCTGACCTATATCGCCCCGACAATGGTCAACCTGAACCTGACGCAGGAGCGTTATCCTGACGTGGTGTTCCGCAAAACGCGCGAGCACTAA
- the yjjG gene encoding pyrimidine 5'-nucleotidase: MKWDWIFFDADETLFSFDSFSGLQRMFLDYSVTFTAEDFQDYQAVNKPLWVDYQNGVITSLQLQHQRFDSWAERLNVKPGELNDAFMNAMAEICAPLPGAVSLLNALQGKVRMGIITNGFTSLQQTRLERTGLRDHFDLLIISEEVGVAKPDARIFDYALAQAGNPPRSRVLMVGDTAESDIRGGVNAGLATCWLNAHQQTLPVDLQPDWTVTSLSELEQLLCKH; this comes from the coding sequence ATGAAATGGGACTGGATTTTCTTTGATGCCGATGAAACGTTGTTTTCGTTTGATTCTTTCAGCGGCTTACAGCGGATGTTTCTCGACTACAGCGTGACATTTACCGCCGAAGATTTTCAGGACTATCAGGCCGTGAATAAGCCGCTGTGGGTGGATTATCAAAACGGCGTCATCACCTCGCTGCAGCTGCAGCACCAGCGCTTTGACAGCTGGGCGGAACGTTTGAATGTTAAGCCGGGTGAGCTCAACGACGCGTTTATGAATGCGATGGCGGAAATCTGTGCCCCGCTGCCGGGGGCGGTCTCGCTGCTCAACGCGCTGCAGGGCAAGGTCAGGATGGGCATCATCACCAACGGTTTTACCTCGCTGCAGCAGACTCGTCTGGAACGCACAGGTTTACGCGATCACTTTGATTTACTGATTATTTCTGAAGAAGTCGGCGTCGCCAAGCCGGATGCGCGCATCTTCGATTACGCGCTGGCGCAGGCGGGTAATCCACCGCGCTCGCGAGTACTGATGGTCGGTGATACCGCTGAGTCGGATATCCGCGGCGGCGTGAATGCCGGCCTGGCGACCTGCTGGCTGAATGCGCACCAGCAAACGCTGCCGGTAGACCTGCAGCCCGACTGGACGGTGACCTCGTTAAGCGAACTGGAGCAGCTCCTGTGTAAACACTGA
- the rimI gene encoding ribosomal protein S18-alanine N-acetyltransferase: MNTISTLSTADLSNAWQIEKRAHAFPWSEQTFASNQGERYLNYQLAVDGEMAAFAITQIVLDEATLFNIAVDPAYQRRGLGRELLEHVIDEVEKRGVVTLWLEVRASNAAAIALYESVGFNEATIRRNYYPTVDGREDAIIMALPISM, from the coding sequence ATGAACACGATTTCTACCCTCAGCACGGCTGATTTATCCAACGCCTGGCAAATCGAAAAACGCGCCCACGCTTTCCCGTGGAGCGAACAGACCTTTGCCAGCAATCAGGGTGAACGTTATCTGAATTACCAACTGGCAGTGGATGGGGAAATGGCGGCATTTGCCATTACTCAGATTGTCCTTGATGAAGCGACGCTGTTTAACATCGCCGTCGACCCCGCATACCAGCGCCGTGGCCTGGGACGGGAACTGCTGGAACATGTTATCGATGAAGTTGAAAAACGCGGCGTCGTCACGCTGTGGCTGGAGGTGCGCGCTTCCAACGCAGCCGCCATTGCGCTCTATGAAAGCGTGGGTTTTAACGAAGCGACCATCCGCCGCAACTACTATCCGACGGTCGACGGGCGCGAAGACGCCATTATTATGGCTCTGCCAATCAGTATGTAA
- a CDS encoding DNA polymerase III subunit psi: MTSRRDWQLQQLGITQWSLRRPGALQGEIAISLPEHIRLVMVAETPPSLTEPLIGDILRALAVTPDQVLQLTPERVAMLPQDSRCNSWRLGTEASLPLAGAQVSTPAFDELQTSAPARRALWQQICAHEHDFYPQHG, from the coding sequence ATGACATCCCGACGAGACTGGCAATTACAGCAGCTGGGCATTACCCAGTGGTCGCTGCGCCGACCGGGGGCGTTGCAGGGCGAAATCGCTATCTCGCTTCCTGAACATATTCGTCTGGTGATGGTGGCAGAAACCCCGCCGTCGCTGACAGAGCCGCTGATTGGCGACATATTACGCGCGCTGGCCGTGACGCCAGATCAGGTCCTGCAGCTTACCCCCGAGCGGGTGGCGATGCTGCCGCAGGACAGCCGTTGCAACAGCTGGCGGTTGGGCACAGAGGCGTCGCTGCCGCTGGCGGGCGCCCAGGTGTCCACCCCCGCTTTTGATGAACTTCAGACCAGCGCGCCTGCTCGCAGGGCGCTCTGGCAACAAATCTGCGCACATGAACACGATTTCTACCCTCAGCACGGCTGA
- the rsmC gene encoding 16S rRNA (guanine(1207)-N(2))-methyltransferase RsmC — protein sequence MSAFTPASEVLLRHSDDFESARVLFAGDLQDDLPARLDTAASRAHTQQFHHWQVLNRQMGDNVRFSLVAEAADVADCDTLIYYWPKNKPEAQFQLMNLLSLLPVGIDIFVVGENRSGVRSAEQMLAEYAPLNKIDSARRCGLYHGRLEKQPTFDADAFWGEYALDNLTIKTLPGVFSRDGLDVGSQLLLSTLEPHTKGKVLDVGCGAGVLAAVLASHSPKVRLTLCDVSAPAVEASRATLAANGFAGDVFASNVFSEVNGRFDMIISNPPFHDGLQTSLEAAQALIRGAVRHLNSGGELRIVANAFLPYPQVLDETFGFHEVIAQTGRFKVYRTIMTRQAKK from the coding sequence ATGTCCGCTTTTACCCCGGCAAGTGAAGTCTTGCTGCGCCACAGTGATGATTTCGAGTCCGCCCGCGTTCTGTTTGCCGGTGACCTGCAGGATGACCTGCCTGCGCGTCTGGATACCGCGGCCAGCCGCGCTCATACCCAACAGTTCCACCACTGGCAGGTGCTGAACCGTCAGATGGGTGACAACGTCCGTTTTAGCTTAGTGGCCGAGGCCGCCGACGTCGCCGATTGCGACACCCTGATCTACTACTGGCCGAAGAACAAACCCGAGGCGCAGTTCCAACTGATGAACCTGCTCTCTCTGCTGCCAGTGGGAATCGATATTTTCGTCGTCGGGGAAAACCGTAGCGGCGTTCGCAGCGCAGAGCAAATGCTGGCCGAATATGCCCCGCTGAATAAAATCGACAGCGCCCGTCGCTGTGGCCTCTACCATGGTCGTCTGGAAAAGCAGCCAACCTTCGACGCCGACGCATTCTGGGGCGAGTATGCGCTGGATAATCTGACGATTAAAACGCTGCCTGGCGTGTTTAGTCGCGACGGTCTGGACGTCGGCAGTCAGCTGCTGCTGTCCACTCTCGAGCCGCATACCAAAGGGAAAGTGCTGGACGTCGGCTGCGGCGCGGGCGTGCTGGCCGCAGTGCTGGCCAGCCATTCGCCGAAGGTGCGTCTGACCCTGTGCGACGTCAGCGCCCCGGCGGTCGAAGCCAGCCGCGCGACGCTTGCCGCTAATGGTTTTGCAGGCGATGTGTTTGCCAGCAACGTCTTTTCGGAGGTCAATGGTCGCTTCGACATGATCATCTCCAACCCACCATTCCATGATGGGCTGCAGACCAGCCTCGAAGCGGCCCAGGCGCTGATCCGCGGCGCGGTTCGCCATCTGAACAGCGGCGGCGAACTGCGCATTGTCGCCAACGCCTTCCTGCCGTATCCCCAGGTACTGGATGAGACATTTGGCTTCCATGAAGTGATCGCCCAAACAGGACGGTTTAAGGTCTATCGCACCATCATGACCCGCCAGGCGAAAAAATAA
- a CDS encoding DUF1435 domain-containing protein, with product MLQRALGSGWGVVVPGVLIAALGYAGVSADVWRTLVTVGMLMSAAMIWHRQLRHFILLPSCVALIGGIMLMILDFKLGG from the coding sequence ATGTTGCAGCGGGCATTAGGGAGTGGTTGGGGTGTGGTGGTTCCCGGCGTGCTGATTGCCGCTCTCGGGTATGCCGGAGTCTCGGCCGATGTGTGGCGGACGCTGGTCACGGTGGGCATGCTGATGTCCGCAGCGATGATATGGCATCGTCAACTGCGCCATTTTATCCTGCTGCCATCTTGCGTTGCATTGATTGGTGGAATAATGCTGATGATTCTGGATTTTAAACTAGGGGGATAA